The Humulus lupulus chromosome 3, drHumLupu1.1, whole genome shotgun sequence genome window below encodes:
- the LOC133824351 gene encoding putative clathrin assembly protein At1g25240: MKLWKRAVGVLKDKRSIYVAGVTRRTSYRNPHLEAIIIKATSHDDSFVDYKNFQRVYQWARTSPLYTKPLIWSLSNRMDKTRTWVVALKGLMLIHGVICCKIPALQRIGRLPFDLSSFTDGHTKPSKSWGFNAFVRAYFAYLDQRSFLVFSETNRANTTSSSKTISSLAEELRRLVTWQALMDLLLQVRPQAENMRRVGLVFEAMICVVTEVFEVHEKIRKSISQAVARAYDHSAPPPGTVEVGLARGILRKATVQGDELCLFFELCREMGVLNASFCPKVERIPAEEDFRELMRIVDGVCNTKEELSLDHRDHRDHDHDQSQDRGTIVIVDHRDQDERSSKTIITEKWEIFDEDHHHHHRPDYNHSKRSTVTDHYDSNRQLIVLSHPPPTLALPDLITF, translated from the coding sequence ATGAAGCTCTGGAAAAGAGCAGTGGGGGTTCTGAAAGACAAGAGGAGCATCTACGTGGCCGGCGTAACTCGCCGGACATCTTACCGGAACCCCCACCTGGAGGCCATCATCATCAAGGCCACGAGTCATGACGACTCCTTCGTTGACTACAAGAACTTCCAGAGAGTCTACCAGTGGGCACGAACCTCTCCTCTCTACACCAAGCCCTTGATATGGTCCCTCTCCAATCGCATGGACAAGACCCGAACGTGGGTCGTTGCGCTCAAGGGCTTGATGTTGATCCACGGCGTCATCTGCTGTAAAATCCCGGCCCTCCAGCGGATCGGACGGCTACCGTTCGATCTCTCAAGCTTCACCGACGGGCACACCAAGCCGAGCAAGTCTTGGGGTTTTAATGCCTTCGTACGTGCTTATTTTGCGTATTTGGACCAGAGATCGTTCCTGGTTTTTTCGGAGACGAATAGGGCGAATACGACGTCGTCTTCGAAGACGATAAGTAGTCTGGCGGAGGAGCTGCGGCGGTTGGTGACGTGGCAGGCCTTGATGGATCTTCTTCTCCAGGTGAGGCCCCAAGCGGAGAATATGAGGAGAGTTGGGTTGGTTTTCGAGGCCATGATATGTGTTGTCACGGAGGTTTTCGAGGTGCATGAGAAGATACGTAAATCGATTAGCCAAGCGGTTGCTAGGGCTTATGATCACAGCGCGCCACCGCCTGGGACGGTTGAGGTCGGTTTGGCCCGCGGGATTCTGAGAAAAGCGACGGTTCAAGGGGACGAGCTGTGCTTGTTCTTTGAGCTTTGTAGGGAAATGGGTGTGCTAAACGCGTCGTTTTGTCCCAAGGTGGAGCGGATTCCGGCGGAGGAAGACTTTCGAGAGCTTATGAGGATCGTAGATGGGGTTTGTAATACAAAGGAGGAGTTGAGTTTGGATCATCGAGATCATCGTGATCATGATCATGATCAAAGTCAAGATCGTGGCACCATTGTAATTGTTGATCATCGTGATCAAGATGAGAGGTCTTCGAAGACTATAATTACAGAGAAATGGGAGATTTTTGATgaagatcatcatcatcatcatcgtccAGATTATAATCACAGTAAGAGATCAACGGTGACTGATCATTATGATTCAAATCGTCAACTGATTGTGCTTTCTCATCCTCCTCCAACACTTGCTCTTCCAGACTTGATTACTTTCTAG